In the Klebsiella aerogenes KCTC 2190 genome, one interval contains:
- the aceB gene encoding malate synthase A codes for MTHQATMTDELAFSQPYGEQEKQILTAEAVEFLTELVSRFMPERNQLLAVRVQQQQAIDEGNLPDFISETDSIRNGDWKIRGIPADLQDRRVEITGPVERKMVINALNANVKVFMADFEDSLAPDWHKVIDGQINLRDAVNGTISYTNEAGKIYQLQPDPAVLVCRVRGLHLPEKHVTWRGEAIPGSLFDFALYFFHNYQALLAKGSGPYFYLPKTQSWQEAAWWSKVFSFTEDRFELPRGTIKATLLIETLPAVFQMDEILHALRDHIVGLNCGRWDYIFSYIKTLKNHPDRVLPDRQVVTMDKPFLSAYSRLLIKTCHKRGAFAMGGMAAFIPSKDAERNRQVLNKVTADKELEANNGHDGTWIAHPGLADTAMDVFNRVLGEHPNQLFVTRNDDAPITAEQLLAPCEGERTEAGMRANIRVAVQYIEAWISGNGCVPIYGLMEDAATAEISRTSIWQWIHHQKTLNDGTPVTKALFRQWLAEELMVIQEELGEHRFSHGRFDDAARLMEQITTSDELIDFLTLPGYRLLA; via the coding sequence ATGACGCACCAGGCGACAATGACCGATGAACTGGCCTTCAGCCAGCCTTATGGCGAGCAGGAGAAGCAAATTCTGACTGCGGAAGCGGTGGAGTTCCTGACGGAACTGGTGAGCCGCTTTATGCCTGAGCGTAATCAACTGTTGGCGGTACGCGTCCAGCAACAGCAGGCCATTGATGAGGGTAATCTTCCTGATTTTATTTCGGAAACGGATTCCATTCGTAATGGTGACTGGAAGATTCGAGGTATTCCGGCCGATTTACAAGACCGCCGCGTAGAAATCACCGGTCCGGTTGAACGCAAGATGGTAATTAACGCCCTGAATGCTAACGTCAAAGTCTTTATGGCTGATTTCGAAGACTCGCTGGCGCCGGATTGGCACAAAGTCATTGATGGCCAAATCAACCTGCGCGATGCGGTCAACGGCACCATCAGCTACACCAACGAAGCGGGGAAAATTTATCAGTTGCAGCCCGATCCGGCGGTTCTGGTCTGCCGCGTTCGCGGCCTGCATCTGCCGGAAAAACACGTTACCTGGCGTGGTGAGGCGATTCCCGGCAGTCTGTTCGATTTTGCGCTCTATTTCTTCCACAACTACCAGGCTCTGCTGGCGAAAGGGAGCGGCCCCTATTTCTATCTGCCGAAAACCCAGTCCTGGCAAGAGGCGGCATGGTGGAGCAAAGTCTTCAGTTTCACCGAAGATCGTTTTGAACTGCCGCGCGGCACCATTAAGGCTACTTTGCTGATTGAAACGCTGCCGGCAGTGTTCCAGATGGATGAAATCCTGCATGCGCTGCGCGACCATATTGTTGGCCTGAACTGCGGGCGCTGGGACTATATCTTCAGCTATATCAAGACGCTGAAAAATCACCCCGATCGTGTCCTGCCGGATCGCCAGGTGGTGACGATGGATAAACCTTTCCTGAGCGCCTATTCACGCCTGCTGATTAAGACTTGCCATAAGCGCGGCGCCTTCGCGATGGGCGGTATGGCGGCGTTTATCCCGAGCAAAGACGCCGAGCGCAATCGTCAGGTGCTGAATAAAGTCACCGCCGATAAAGAGCTGGAGGCTAACAATGGCCACGATGGCACCTGGATTGCGCATCCGGGACTGGCGGATACGGCAATGGATGTCTTTAACCGCGTACTGGGTGAACATCCTAACCAGCTGTTTGTTACCCGCAATGACGACGCGCCGATTACCGCCGAGCAGTTGCTGGCTCCCTGCGAGGGTGAGCGTACTGAAGCCGGCATGCGCGCCAATATCCGCGTGGCGGTGCAATACATCGAGGCCTGGATCTCCGGCAACGGCTGCGTACCGATTTACGGCCTGATGGAAGATGCGGCGACGGCTGAGATTTCGCGTACCTCTATCTGGCAGTGGATCCATCATCAGAAAACCCTGAACGACGGCACACCGGTTACCAAGGCGCTGTTCCGCCAGTGGCTGGCTGAAGAGCTGATGGTGATTCAGGAAGAGTTGGGGGAACACCGCTTCAGCCACGGTCGCTTTGACGATGCGGCGCGGCTGATGGAGCAAATCACCACTTCCGACGAACTGATCGACTTCTTGACGTTGCCAGGTTACCGCCTGCTGGCGTAA
- a CDS encoding YjaA family stress response protein, with product MTILYISLYKNRMTVRNLDDSREYSGSGAFSNQRLLVAQFFAAHDVLYPLIQQQKGENWLARLLKRKRFRILVDAMELNEGGLSQVEERAIMEMVASAVSMRYRQLEVRCSSHVRNDVEVRALLANSTS from the coding sequence GTGACCATCTTATATATCTCGTTGTATAAAAACCGAATGACCGTACGCAACCTCGATGATAGCCGCGAATACAGTGGCAGCGGGGCATTTAGCAATCAACGTCTCCTCGTGGCACAGTTTTTTGCCGCGCATGACGTCTTATATCCCCTGATCCAACAACAAAAAGGCGAAAACTGGCTGGCGCGTTTGCTGAAAAGAAAGCGCTTTCGCATTCTGGTCGATGCCATGGAGTTAAATGAAGGAGGGTTATCACAAGTCGAAGAGCGCGCAATAATGGAAATGGTTGCCAGCGCCGTATCAATGCGTTACCGCCAGCTTGAAGTTCGCTGCAGCAGCCATGTACGCAACGATGTTGAAGTTCGTGCGTTGCTGGCTAATTCCACGTCCTGA
- the metA gene encoding homoserine O-acetyltransferase MetA — MPIRVQDELPAVNFLRDENVFVMTTSRATTQEIRPLKVLILNLMPKKIETENQFLRLLSNSPLQVDIQLLRIDARESRNTPTEHLNNFYCNFEDIREQNFDGLIVTGAPLGLVEFNDVAYWPQIKQVLEWAKDHVTSTLFVCWAVQAALNILYGIPKQTRTEKISGVYEHHILHPHALLTRGFDDTFLAPHSRYADFPAGLIRDYTDLDILAETEDGDAYLFASKDKRIAFVTGHPEYDPHTLASEYFRDLEAGLAPQLPDNYFPNNDPNNKPRATWRSHGNLLFANWLNYYVYQITPYDLRHMNPTLD; from the coding sequence ATGCCAATTCGGGTGCAGGACGAGCTACCGGCCGTCAATTTCTTGCGCGATGAAAACGTCTTCGTGATGACCACATCGCGTGCTACAACTCAGGAAATCCGCCCGCTGAAGGTGTTAATTCTCAATCTGATGCCCAAGAAGATCGAGACGGAGAATCAGTTCCTGCGGCTGCTGTCGAACTCGCCGCTGCAGGTTGATATCCAGCTGCTACGCATCGATGCGCGTGAGTCGCGTAATACGCCGACGGAGCACCTGAATAACTTTTACTGCAATTTCGAAGATATTCGCGAGCAGAACTTCGATGGTCTGATTGTTACCGGTGCGCCGTTGGGGCTGGTCGAGTTTAATGATGTTGCCTACTGGCCGCAGATTAAACAGGTACTGGAGTGGGCTAAGGATCATGTCACGTCAACGCTATTTGTCTGTTGGGCGGTACAGGCGGCACTGAATATTCTGTATGGCATCCCTAAGCAAACTCGTACCGAAAAGATCTCTGGCGTTTATGAACACCATATTTTGCACCCGCATGCGCTGCTGACTCGCGGGTTTGATGACACCTTCCTTGCGCCTCATTCGCGCTATGCCGACTTCCCGGCCGGGCTGATTCGTGACTACACCGACCTCGATATTCTTGCTGAAACCGAAGATGGCGATGCCTATCTGTTCGCCAGCAAAGACAAGCGTATCGCTTTTGTTACCGGTCACCCTGAATACGATCCGCATACTCTGGCAAGTGAATACTTCCGCGATCTGGAGGCAGGTTTAGCGCCACAGCTTCCGGACAACTACTTCCCGAATAACGATCCAAACAATAAACCGCGGGCGACCTGGCGCAGTCATGGCAATCTCCTGTTTGCCAACTGGCTTAACTATTACGTCTACCAAATCACGCCATACGATCTGCGACATATGAATCCCACGCTGGATTAA